The DNA window ATTACGGTTTCGCGCCGGACTTCTGCCATGCATCCGACCCTAAATCGAAGGGCATCGTGGAGAACTTGTGCGGCTACGCCCAACGCGACCTCGCCGTCCCGCTGCTCACCGACGCCGCCATCGCCGGGGTGCCGGTTGATCTGCGTGCTGCCAACGTTGCGGCCAGGGCGTGGTGTCTGGAGGTCAATGCCGCGGTGCATTCGGAGATCTGTGCGGTCCCCGATGAGCAACTGCTGATCGAACGGGAACTCCTGCAACCGTTGCCGTCGCTGCAACTTCGAATCGGGGCACCGTCGGTGATCCGCAAGGTCGACCGGCTGTCGTGTGTCCGGTATGCCTCGGCCCGCTACTCGGTGCCCACCCGACTGATCGGGACCAGCGTGGCCGTCGTCGTCGATCACGGCGCGCTGTGCATCGTGGAGCCCGCGACTGGGGTGATCGTGGCTGAGCACGAACTGGGTGCCCCAGGCAGCGCATCAGTCCTCGACGATCACTACGACGGTCCCCGCCCGGAACCTAGCCGCGGACCACGACCCAAAACTCATGCTGAGCAACAGTTCTGCACACTCGGCGAGGATGCTCAAGCATTCCTGGTCGGGGCCGCCGCGATCGGCAACACTCGGCTGGGCTCCGAACTGGAAGTCCTACTGGCGTTGGGCGCCGCCCACGGCACCGACGCCTTGGTCGGCGCGCTTCGCCGGGCGGTCGCGTTCCGGAGGTTCCGCGCGATCGACGTGCGGTCCATCCTGGCCGCCGGCGCCGGAACGCCGCAGCCCCGCCCCGCCGGGGATGCGTTGATCCTGGACCTCCCAGTCGCCCCGACCCGATCCCTGGCTGCCTACACGGTCAACCCGGCCGCAGACGGTGGTGCCACGTCATGAACGGCACGCCAGCCAAGGCAACCAAACCCGTTGCACCACTGTCCACTCCGCAATTCGCCGCTGATCTCGACGCCGGGCTGCGGCGGCTCAAGCTCGCCGCGATCCGGCGCACCGCCCCCGAAGTCCTAATCACCGCCAAGACCCAGCGCTGGACCCCCGAAGAAGTGCTACGGACCCTCGTCGAGACCGAACTGGCGGCACGGGATGCCTCCAACGTCGTCAACCGGCTCAAGGCTGCCGGGTTCCCGGTCACCAAGACCT is part of the Mycobacterium sp. HUMS_12744610 genome and encodes:
- the istA gene encoding IS21 family transposase; protein product: MKSARDRMDIISAYQQVGSYRGAAQLCGTTHRTVKKVVEKFEAGESAPPRVERAHNYDAVADLVAERVEKSAGRMSAKRMLPIAKAAGYDGSARNFRRLVAEAKVLWRNEHHRGRRPAVWSPGEYLVIDWAQAAPGLFLFCAVLAFSRWRFVAFATDQKASTTLALIAEAMAGIGGVPARVLADRMACLKGGVVANVVIPTAEYVRLAGHYGFAPDFCHASDPKSKGIVENLCGYAQRDLAVPLLTDAAIAGVPVDLRAANVAARAWCLEVNAAVHSEICAVPDEQLLIERELLQPLPSLQLRIGAPSVIRKVDRLSCVRYASARYSVPTRLIGTSVAVVVDHGALCIVEPATGVIVAEHELGAPGSASVLDDHYDGPRPEPSRGPRPKTHAEQQFCTLGEDAQAFLVGAAAIGNTRLGSELEVLLALGAAHGTDALVGALRRAVAFRRFRAIDVRSILAAGAGTPQPRPAGDALILDLPVAPTRSLAAYTVNPAADGGATS